AAAGAAAGTGACTTCTCTTGGAGTTGCCAGCGGATTAGTTGCAGGCCTTGTAGCTATAACTCCAGGTGCAGGATTTGTAAGTCCTCTGGCTTCATTGATTATTGGTCTAATAGGAGGAGCTATATGTTATACTTCAATTACTTTTATTAAATCTAAATTAGGATATGATGATGCACTAGATGCCTTTGGATGCCACGGCGTAGGAGGAATATGGGGAGGAATTGCTACTGGAATATTTGCATGGACAGCGATAAATTCAGCTGGATCAAATGGATTGATACATGGAAATCCAAAGTTGGTTGGAATACAGCTCATAGCTATTTTAGCCACAGTTATATATGCAGCGGTAGTTACATTTATTATAATTAAAGTAATTAATGCAGTAAGCAGTATGAGGGCAACTGAAAAAGACGAACAGACAGGCCTTGATGTTACAGAACATGGTGAAGAGGCTTATGGAGGAATAGGAGTTTAATATGGGTCCTATCTGCATATTTATTGATGAATAGAATAATATAAATTTGTATAGGATATTTTTACGTGATTTCAGGATATTGAAATATGTGTTTAATAAGGAGGTAAAATAATGAGTGATAAGCTTACTAAAGTAGATATTATTACTTCTAAAGGCAGATTTGAGGAATTAAAAAAAGCACTGGATGATATCGGCATCACAGGTATGACTGTTACCAATGTTTCAGGCTGCGGCATGCAGAAAGGTCATAAGGAATACTATCGAGGTTTGGCTATGGATATTAATCTTATACCTAAAGTAAAAGTAGAGGTAGTTGTTTGTGAAGTACCAGTAGATCTTGTGGTTGAAACTGCTAAAAAAGTACTTCATACTGGAGAAATAGGTGATGGAAAGATATTTGTATATAACGTGGAAAATGTTATACGTATAAGTACCGGTGATGAAGGCAGAGCGGCTCTTCAGTATAAAAAATCTTAGATCTTAAAAAATTCAAGTATTGAATTCTAAATTCAATACTTGAATTTTTTATACAGTTCTAAATAAACAAATTTACATTTGAATCTTCTGCTTCACCTAAATAGTAGCCTACTCCACCTAGTTTAACTCCCTCAATGAGTTCTTCCTTTTTAAGTCCCATGACGTCCATGGACATTTGACAGGCTACTATTTCAATACCGCTGTCCATGGCAGATTTGATTAAATCTTCCAGGGAACTTATATTTTTATCTTTCATAACTTTTCTCATCATTTTTGTACCCATTCCTAACATATTCATATTGGACAATTTCAATTTTTTGCTTCCACGAGGCATCATCTTTCCAAACATAGAATCCATAAATTGTTTTTTTACAGGCACTTTTTCAGGTTTTCTTAATATATTTAGTCCCCAGAAGGTAAAAAACATTGTAACTTTTTTACCCATTGAAGCAGCTCCATTGGCAATTATAAAAGAGGCCAGTGCCTTATCTAGGTCACCGCTGAATACCACAATAGTTTTATTATCATTATATGATATTTTATAGGCGTTGGCATTTTTCGAATTTAGTTCATCGTTTTTTTTTATAAAAGCCGTTACATTACAATTATTTTTGCTCAAACTAATAAGGTCATTATCAGTTCTCCTGCACCATGCTTTAATATCTTCATAAAAACCTGGATCAGAAGCAGTTACTTTAAGAATTTCTCCCTGTTCTAAATCATCAATAGAGGATTTTGTCTGCATAAGAGGTCCCGGGCAGGAAAGACCGCAGGCATTTACACTTTTGTTATAAGAAGGTTCCTCTAAATCAAACTTTAAACTTATAGTTTGATTATTGGAATTTGATTTTTTACCTGTGAAAACCTTAGTATTATCAAATTTTTTAGGCTTAAAATTTAATAATTTATAACTTTTATATCCCCCTGCTAGAATCTTAACTTTGTATCCATGTTGAGAAAGTATTCTAGCTGCGGTATAACTTCTTAAACCCACCTTACAATAGGCTATGATTTCTTTATTTTTATCTAGTTCTTCCAGTCTGTTTCTTAGTTCATCTAAAGGAATATTTAAGGCACCTTCAATATGCTGGTTTTCAAATTCTATTTTTGCATGTACATCTAAAATAAGGGTATTTTCTTTGTTATAATTTAAAAATTCTTCTGGAGTTATAACTTCTACTTTCCCGGATAAAATATTTTCTGCCACAAAGCCTGCCATATTCACAGGATCTTTTGCGGATGAAAATGGAGGGGCATAACTTAGTTCAAGTTTGGTCAAATCCTTTACTGTACCCCCAAGGCGAATGACTGCGGCAATAATGTCAATTCTTTTATCCACACCATCATAACCTGTACTTTGTGCACCTAAAATTTTACCTTCCTGATTAAAGATGAGTTTTAAAGATAATGGAAGTGCATCAGGGTAATAGGATGCGTGGGATGTTGGGTGAACATATATAACTTTATATGGAATGTTAAATTTCTTTAAAGTTCTTTCATTATTTCCTGTACTTGCCCCAGTTAAACTGAATACTTTAATTATTGCAGTACCTTGGGTTCCATCGTAGGTAGAATCTACTCCACATATATTGTCTGCTGCTATTCTTCCCTGCTTATTGGCAGGACCTGCCAGTGCAATTGCAGTATTATTACCATTTATGAAATCTATTACTTCTATGGCATCTCCCACAGCATAAATATTTTTAATATTTGTCTGCATTTTATTGTTGACTAATATATGTCCTTTAGTTCCCAAGTTTATTCCACTGTCTTTTATAAAATTTGTATTAGGTGCCACACCTATGGCAAGTATAACTAAATCCGCAGTGACCTTTGTATTGCTGTCAAGGGTTATTTCCACTTTTTCTTCATTATCTTTAAAAGATTTAACTCCGTCATTTAAAATTATATTTACGCCATTGTCCTCCAGCTCTTTTTCAAGAGCAGTTACCATATCTGAATCAAAAGGTGCTAAAATATGGGGCGCAGCTTCAATTAAAGTTACATCAAGACCTCTTTCTTTTAAATTTTCTGCCATTTCAATTCCAATAAAACCGCCGCCTATAATGGCTGCACTTTGAATATTTTCCCTGTCTACCAAAGATTTTATGTTATCTGTATCTGGTATATTTCTCAAGGTCAAAATCCTTTTACTGTTTATACCTTCAATATTTGGTCTGATGGCTTTTCCGCCAGGAGATAATACCAGGTAATCATAACTTTCTTCATAGGTTCCAAGGTCTTTGCTTTTTACCTTTACCGTGTTTTTATTCACATCTATATCGATGATTTCACTATTGATTCTGGCATCTATATTAAACTTACCTTTCATACCTTCCGGGGTTTCAACCAGCAGTCTTTCTCTATCTTTAATAGTATTTCCTATGTAGTAGGGAAGGCCACAATTTGCAAAGGATATATATTCATCCATCTCAAACATGATTATTTCTGCATTTTCATCTAGTCTCCTGAGTCTTGTAGCTGTGGAAGCTCCGCCTGCTACTCCACCTACAATCAATATTTTTTTTCTCATGAAAATTCCTCCCTCTATAATCTTAGTGTTTAATTATAAGTTACTTAAACAAAGCATTAACTAAGTCAATAACTAGTTCATTGCAGACTTTATAATTAATTTCTACCCCATTTCTCATACCTTTTATAATTCCAGCAGCTTTTAATTTCTGAAGATGCTGGGATAGTGTAGATTGAGGTATATTCAGGCACTGCTGCATATGACTTACATTGCAGCTTCCTGTTTCAAGTAATCCCTTAATTACACATAATCTAATGGGATGAGCCATTACTTTAAGAATTTCTGATACTTCTGCATATTTCATATAATTACTGTCCATAACGTACCTCTTTTCCATGGAATTTATTTATCGTTATATTTATATATTACAATATATTGATGTAATAGTCAACAACCTAATTTAAAAATAATTTGTTGGCTGCTTTAAAAAATGTTAATATATTTATACTATATTTTATAATACAATTGTATTATAAGTATTAAGTAAAGCTAAATGGTTTAAGGAGAAAAATATGGAATATACATTGATTGCCACCTCCACTTTTGGATTGGAAGCTGTGGTGGCTGGAGAACTTAAAGAACTTGGATATGATAATTTGAAGCTTGAAAATGGAAAGGTTACTTTTTGTGGAGATGAAATGGATATAGTTACTTGTAATTTATGGCTTAGGACAGCAGATAGAGTACTTATAAAAATGTCGGAATTTAAGGCAGAAAGTTTCGAAGAACTTTTTCAAGGTACACTTTCTGTGGATTGGGGAAATATCATGCTTGAGGATGCATTTATGCATGTGACGGGTAAATCTATAAAATCTAAATTGCATAGTGTGCCAGATTGTCAATCCATAGTTAAAAAAGCTGTGGTTGAAGCCATGAAAAGAAAGTATAATAGGGAAAGATTTCATGAAACTGGAGTGGAATATAAAATAGAAGTGGGTATACTTAAAGACAGGGTAACTTTGACTTTAGATACTTCAGGGGAAGCCCTTCATAAAAGAGGATATAGAGAAAATTCTGGAGGAGCACCTATCAAGGAAACACTGGCTGCTGCTCTGGTACTTTTAAGCAAATGGAATCCTTCACAAATACTTGCAGATCCTATGTGCGGCTCCGGCACTATTGCCATTGAGGCTGCATTAATAGCAAGAAATATGGCTCCGGGATTAAATAGAAGTTTTGTTTCGGAAAAATGGCATATAATTCCTCATAGCTTGTGGCAAGATTTGAGGAAACACGCCCAAAATTCTATTAATAGTAATGATTTTAGAATTCTTGCTTCAGATATAGATGGTAGAGTAATTAAAACTGCCAGAGCCAATGCAAAAAAAGCAGGAGTGGAAGATTATATCGCCTTTCAAAAAATGCCCCTGAAGAAGTTTAGTTCTAGTAAGAAGTATGGGTTCATAATAAGCAATCCTCCCTATGGAGAAAGACTTGGAGAAAAAAAGGAAGTGGAAAATTTATATAAGGATATGGGAGAAGTATTTTCAAGACTTGAAAATTGGTCTTACTTTATAATAACAGCCCACACTGAATTTGAAAAATACTTTGGTAGAAAAT
This window of the Clostridium kluyveri DSM 555 genome carries:
- a CDS encoding DsrE/DsrF/DrsH-like family protein encodes the protein MRKKILIVGGVAGGASTATRLRRLDENAEIIMFEMDEYISFANCGLPYYIGNTIKDRERLLVETPEGMKGKFNIDARINSEIIDIDVNKNTVKVKSKDLGTYEESYDYLVLSPGGKAIRPNIEGINSKRILTLRNIPDTDNIKSLVDRENIQSAAIIGGGFIGIEMAENLKERGLDVTLIEAAPHILAPFDSDMVTALEKELEDNGVNIILNDGVKSFKDNEEKVEITLDSNTKVTADLVILAIGVAPNTNFIKDSGINLGTKGHILVNNKMQTNIKNIYAVGDAIEVIDFINGNNTAIALAGPANKQGRIAADNICGVDSTYDGTQGTAIIKVFSLTGASTGNNERTLKKFNIPYKVIYVHPTSHASYYPDALPLSLKLIFNQEGKILGAQSTGYDGVDKRIDIIAAVIRLGGTVKDLTKLELSYAPPFSSAKDPVNMAGFVAENILSGKVEVITPEEFLNYNKENTLILDVHAKIEFENQHIEGALNIPLDELRNRLEELDKNKEIIAYCKVGLRSYTAARILSQHGYKVKILAGGYKSYKLLNFKPKKFDNTKVFTGKKSNSNNQTISLKFDLEEPSYNKSVNACGLSCPGPLMQTKSSIDDLEQGEILKVTASDPGFYEDIKAWCRRTDNDLISLSKNNCNVTAFIKKNDELNSKNANAYKISYNDNKTIVVFSGDLDKALASFIIANGAASMGKKVTMFFTFWGLNILRKPEKVPVKKQFMDSMFGKMMPRGSKKLKLSNMNMLGMGTKMMRKVMKDKNISSLEDLIKSAMDSGIEIVACQMSMDVMGLKKEELIEGVKLGGVGYYLGEAEDSNVNLFI
- a CDS encoding P-II family nitrogen regulator, producing the protein MSDKLTKVDIITSKGRFEELKKALDDIGITGMTVTNVSGCGMQKGHKEYYRGLAMDINLIPKVKVEVVVCEVPVDLVVETAKKVLHTGEIGDGKIFVYNVENVIRISTGDEGRAALQYKKS
- a CDS encoding ArsR/SmtB family transcription factor encodes the protein MDSNYMKYAEVSEILKVMAHPIRLCVIKGLLETGSCNVSHMQQCLNIPQSTLSQHLQKLKAAGIIKGMRNGVEINYKVCNELVIDLVNALFK
- a CDS encoding THUMP domain-containing class I SAM-dependent RNA methyltransferase, which gives rise to MEYTLIATSTFGLEAVVAGELKELGYDNLKLENGKVTFCGDEMDIVTCNLWLRTADRVLIKMSEFKAESFEELFQGTLSVDWGNIMLEDAFMHVTGKSIKSKLHSVPDCQSIVKKAVVEAMKRKYNRERFHETGVEYKIEVGILKDRVTLTLDTSGEALHKRGYRENSGGAPIKETLAAALVLLSKWNPSQILADPMCGSGTIAIEAALIARNMAPGLNRSFVSEKWHIIPHSLWQDLRKHAQNSINSNDFRILASDIDGRVIKTARANAKKAGVEDYIAFQKMPLKKFSSSKKYGFIISNPPYGERLGEKKEVENLYKDMGEVFSRLENWSYFIITAHTEFEKYFGRKSHKNRKLYNGRLKCYYYQYFGERDER